Proteins from a genomic interval of Rubinisphaera italica:
- a CDS encoding FAD-dependent oxidoreductase: MHNLGIPGANSREGLARLPRVLSEQPDHVVIFFGMNDALNSKKLLGLAEFKKNLTAMVTLARKSHVKSVLLVTIQPIDPAYLAERHPQHPQRERLQEHLAEYDQAVREVARQTEAILVDWRARFLAESPGDTIEDAVADRRECLNLCVANSGTRNGNHPTAQGYRFLADEVAQGLRGRVKMGEEIACFGDSLTHGSQMKGQGTATEQTYPAYLHRMLSEDPLYDVVVYGDSSAGVVAAVQAARMGKRVVLISPHGKVGGLTGSGLGATDIPEFQSVGGISREFYQRIFKYYSDPAAWPRDKPESYFESIRHRVFTGRNLNLKMMWVFEPSVARLVFESMLEEAGVVVIRNERLDLADAVRMVDGSIHSIRMESGREIRGRVFIDTSYEGDLMAKAGVSYFVGREPNSQYGETLNGILPGPVVGKDGVSISPYVVENDPDSGYLPYLLPDTPGKRGEGDRRIQAYCYRMTLTDAKENMRRITKPANYNPLWFEHYARLLAIDPHAGINSGIITVTPMPNRKIDINHCDFVGANTEWPEAGYERRAEIAQMHKDYALGKVWFLQNDPRVPQPLRDKMAKYGLPKDEFTDTDNFPYQIYVREARRMQSDYVMIELDIIGKRACDDSVGVGSYWFDSHVVSRFVDAEDKVREEGGFWKKRYNYPISYRSLRPRKHECTNLLVPVCLSASHAAYGSIRMEPVYMVLGQSAGTAAAIAIENGSSVQDVDYTELRKQLWADGQILKP; encoded by the coding sequence GTGCATAACCTGGGTATACCAGGAGCCAATAGTCGCGAAGGTTTGGCTCGACTGCCTCGGGTACTGTCTGAACAACCAGATCACGTGGTGATCTTTTTTGGCATGAACGACGCGCTGAACTCCAAGAAACTGTTGGGCTTAGCCGAGTTTAAAAAGAATCTGACAGCGATGGTCACACTGGCACGGAAGTCCCATGTCAAATCGGTGTTGCTGGTCACAATTCAGCCGATCGATCCGGCTTATTTAGCCGAGCGTCATCCCCAGCATCCTCAACGCGAGCGACTGCAGGAACACTTGGCAGAATATGACCAGGCCGTCCGTGAAGTGGCCCGACAGACTGAGGCGATTCTGGTTGACTGGCGGGCACGTTTTTTGGCCGAAAGCCCAGGGGACACGATCGAGGACGCGGTGGCAGATCGCCGTGAATGCCTCAATCTCTGCGTCGCCAACAGTGGCACTCGTAATGGCAATCATCCGACTGCACAAGGCTACCGGTTTCTCGCAGACGAGGTCGCCCAAGGCCTCCGTGGACGGGTCAAGATGGGAGAGGAGATCGCCTGCTTCGGAGATAGCCTGACCCACGGTAGTCAAATGAAAGGCCAAGGCACAGCGACCGAGCAAACCTATCCAGCCTACCTGCACCGTATGCTCTCAGAAGACCCTCTGTACGACGTGGTGGTCTACGGAGATAGTTCTGCGGGTGTCGTGGCTGCTGTACAGGCAGCGCGGATGGGAAAGAGAGTCGTACTGATCAGCCCCCACGGGAAAGTGGGTGGCCTGACCGGCTCGGGACTCGGTGCTACGGACATCCCCGAGTTCCAATCAGTCGGAGGCATCTCGCGGGAGTTTTACCAACGCATCTTCAAGTATTATTCTGATCCGGCGGCCTGGCCCCGGGACAAGCCCGAATCCTATTTCGAATCAATTAGACATCGCGTGTTTACGGGGCGTAATCTAAATCTCAAGATGATGTGGGTCTTTGAGCCCAGCGTCGCACGATTGGTATTCGAATCTATGCTTGAAGAGGCAGGTGTCGTCGTCATCCGCAACGAGCGGCTGGATCTGGCCGATGCCGTTCGGATGGTCGACGGATCAATCCACTCGATCCGGATGGAGAGCGGACGCGAAATTCGTGGTCGTGTCTTTATCGACACCAGCTACGAGGGAGACCTGATGGCCAAAGCGGGGGTGTCCTACTTCGTCGGGCGAGAGCCCAACAGTCAATACGGCGAAACGCTCAACGGGATCCTACCCGGACCGGTCGTTGGAAAAGATGGCGTGTCTATTAGCCCGTACGTCGTCGAAAATGATCCCGATTCTGGTTACCTGCCCTATCTGCTGCCCGATACGCCCGGAAAGCGTGGGGAAGGCGATCGGCGAATTCAAGCGTACTGCTATCGCATGACACTTACCGATGCGAAAGAAAACATGCGGCGGATCACTAAGCCAGCCAACTACAACCCCCTTTGGTTCGAGCATTATGCACGTCTTCTGGCGATCGATCCTCATGCGGGGATCAATTCAGGGATCATCACCGTAACGCCGATGCCGAATCGGAAGATCGACATCAATCACTGCGATTTTGTCGGAGCTAATACCGAATGGCCGGAAGCCGGGTATGAGCGGCGAGCCGAAATCGCGCAGATGCATAAGGATTACGCGTTGGGAAAAGTGTGGTTCCTACAGAACGATCCGCGCGTTCCCCAACCCCTCCGCGATAAGATGGCGAAATATGGTTTACCGAAGGATGAGTTCACAGATACAGACAACTTCCCTTATCAGATTTACGTTCGCGAAGCCCGTCGCATGCAAAGCGACTATGTGATGATCGAGTTGGATATCATTGGCAAGCGTGCCTGTGATGACTCGGTCGGCGTGGGAAGCTATTGGTTCGACTCGCACGTGGTAAGCCGCTTTGTTGATGCTGAAGATAAGGTTAGGGAAGAGGGTGGGTTTTGGAAAAAGCGATACAACTACCCAATCAGTTATCGGTCACTCCGCCCTCGTAAGCATGAATGCACGAATCTGCTGGTGCCGGTGTGTCTGTCTGCCTCCCACGCGGCGTATGGTTCAATTCGCATGGAACCAGTCTACATGGTGCTCGGTCAATCCGCAGGAACCGCCGCGGCCATTG